In Streptomyces sp. NBC_01381, the sequence ATGGCGGGCGAGCGGGTCAATCCGCCGATCAAGAAGAACAGCCCGATGGTCCTGTCCGACATGAAGGGCAAACTGAAACTGACCAAGGCGGGCGACGTCACGCTCACCCCGGACGCGTACAACATCAACGTCAGCAAGCCGATGTCGACCGACACCAAGTGCACGCCGAAGGAGCAGGTGAAGGCGGGCGCGACCATCAAGGTGACGGACGGCGGCGGTAGTTCAGGCGGCAGTACGTCAGGTGGCTCGACCGGCGGCGACACCGGCGGTACGGGAGGTACGGGCGGTTCGTCGGGTGGTGACACCGGTGGTGACACGGGAGGAGGCTCGACCGGCGGCTCCACCGGAGGTGGCGGCGGCGAGACCGACTTCACCGGCAAGGAAGTCCAGATCCCCTACAAGTGCAAGACGCCCATCGGCGACAAGGAAGCGACGTCCCCCGTCCAGATCGACGCGAAGAAGGACGGCGGGAACTACGGCCTGACCGTGCAGTTCAAGAAGTCCGTCATGGACAGCCCCGCCGACATCCCCGCGGACTCGGTGAAGCCGTCCATGGAGGTCAAGCTGGGCGGCGCGGACAAGGGCACGGTGCATGTCGAGGGCCCCACCAACAAGGAGCCCATCAAGTCCGGCGAACCGATCAACATCCCTGACCTGACCGGCACTTACAAGCCGGGCGCCGACGGAAAGTCGACGCTCTCACCGGGCGTCCTGACGGTCGAGGCACTCGGTACGACGACGACCTGCACGCCGGCCAAGACGGAGGTGTCCCTGGAGATCGACACGGCGGCCCAGCCTGGCGGCGCGGCAGGCGGGTCCGGATCCGCGGGCGGCTCCGACACGGGTGGCTCAGCCGGGGGTTCGTCCTCTGGTGGTGGTGGCCTCGCCGAGACCGGCGCCGATGACAACGGCGCGCTGCGGGCCCTGGGTCTGGTCGCCGGCACGGTGATCCTGCTGGGCGGCGCGGTGTTCACGTTCCTGCCCAGGCGGCGGGGCGGCTTGCGCTAATGCCCTGCGGGGTGCGGGGAATTCTGCGGGTCCGTTGTGGCTGGTCGCGCAGTTCCCCGCGCCCCTTACGGGGCGCCCCTCAGCGCCCCTCAAGAGTGCTCCTGAAGCCATCGGAGTACGTTCTGCGCCATCGCCGGAGCACTGAGCAGCGGCCCTCCGTGCCCCGACCCCCGCACCGTACGCACCGTCACATCGGTCAGGCCCAACCTGCTTTGCGCGCCCGCGAGTTCAGCCGAGTGCGCGACCGGCACGAAGTCCCCCGCCGAGTGGGCGAGGAGCATGGGGGCGTCGTCCGGGCCCGATGCGTGTGACTTGGCGGCGAGGTCGGCCCACCGGTTCCAGCACCGCTGCCCGCCCCGGTCCGGCGAGCACCCCGCGAGCAGTTGGGCCGACCGCCGCAGACCGCGCTGCGCGGACGAGGCGGCGGGCCGCCCGCCGTCCACCCAGGCGCGGTGGGGCGAGGCGACGGGGGAGAGGGCCACGACGCCGCGGACCCGTGTGCCGCCGGCCCCGTACGCCCCTGCGCTCAGGGCGAGATGCCCGCCCGCGGACGATCCGAGCACCAGCGGCCGCTCGCCCGAACGCCGCTCCACCCACCGCAGCGCCGCGAGCACGTCGTCGCGCTGCGCGGGCCAGGCGGCGTCGGTGGCGAGCCGGTAGTCGGTGTCGTACACGGTGAACCCCTGCCCGGCGAACCACCGGGCCCACCCGCTCCAGTCGGTGTCCCGCACCCAGGAACCGCCGTGCAGGATCAGCAGGGCGGGGCCCCCGTCGCCGTACACGGTGAGGGTCTGCCGAGGGTGCCCCCCGTACGAGAAGGTCGTGCCGGGCGGCGGCTCGGGAGCGGCCTGGACGGCGGCACTGGACGACAGCAACGCCACACACAGGGCGAGGGCCGGCAACGTACGACGCATGGCCAGATGCTTCACCGCCCTGCGGCCCCGCGCCCGCGAAATCGCCAAAGGCCGCCGCACCGGGTGGTGCGGCGGCCTTCAGTTCGAGCGTGGGTCTTTGCGGGTCAGCGCACGTCGCCCATGAGCGCCCTGACCTTGTTGCGGGCCGTGTAGACCGCGAAGCCGGCGAGCACCGCGGCCGTGGCCTCCAGGGCGACCATGCCCCGGCCGTTGAGGTCGACCCCGGCGATGGCGAGCATGCCGGTCACGCTGTCACCCGCGGTGACGGCGAGGAAGAAGACTCCCATCATCTGGGAGGCGTACTTCGCGGGCGCCATCTTCGTGGTCAGCGACAGGCCCACCGGGGACAGGCACAGCTCGGCGACCGTGTGCATCAGGAAGATCAGCACCAGCCACCACATGGTGACCTTCGTGTCGCCGGTGGCCATACCCATCGGGACGAGGAACACGAAGAACGAGGCGCCGGCCACCACCAGGGCGAAGGAGAACTTCACGATCGTGCTGGGCTCGCGGTTGCGGCGGGCCAGCGCGATCCAGACGGCGGCGAAGACCGGGGCGAGCAGCATGATGAAGCCCGGGTTCAGCGACTGGAACAGGGTGTTCGGCATCTCCCAGCCGAAGATGTCCCGGGAGGTGCTGGAGTCACCGAAGAGGGACAGCGTCGACGCGCCCTGGTCGAAGATCATCCAGAAGATCGCAGCGGCCACGAAGAACCAGATGAACGCCGTCATCTTGGTCTGCTCTTCGGCGTTGAGGTCCTTGTCCCGCTTGATCTTGACCAGTACCGCGACCGGGATCAGCAGGCCGGCCACGGTGATCGGGAGCAGCGCCCAGTTGAGGGTGAGCCGGTAGACGTCGGTGAAGGCCACGACGGAGTAGAACGCCGCGATCGCGGCGACGGCCGCCAGCGTCTTGACGATGACGCCGCGCTTTTCCTCGGCCGACAGCGGGTTCGGGACCTGGTTGCTCTCGGCGGCCAGGTGGCGGGAACCGACCATGAACTGGATCGCGCCGAGCGCCATGCCGATCGCGGCCAGGCCGAAGCCCAGGTGCCAGTTGACCTTCTCGCCGAGAATCCCGATGGCGAAGGGCGCGGCAAAGGCACCGAGGTTGATGCCCATGTAGAAGATGGTGAAGCCACCGTCGCGGCGGAGGTCCTTCGGGTCGCTGTAGAGCTGGCCGACCATCGTCGAGATGTTGGCCTTCAGCAGACCCGAGCCGACCGCGACCAGGGCCAGACCGACGAAGAACATCGCCGAGCTCGGCAGGGCCAGGCACACATGACCGGCGACGATCACGAGGCTCGCGATGGCGACGGTCTTGCGGGCGCCCCAGATGCGGTCGCCGATCCAGCCTCCGGGCATGGCCATGAGATAGACCATGGCCACGTAGACGGAGTAGATGGCCGTGGCGGTCGCCGCGGTGTACGCAAGGCCGCCGCCCTGGCTGCCGGTGGCCGCGTCGGCGCCGCCGGAGACCAGGTAGAGCACGAGCAGAGCGCGCATGCCGTAGTAGGAGAAACGCTCCCACATCTCGGTCATGAAGAGTGTGGCCAGTCCGCGGGGGTGGCCGAAGAAGGTCTTCTCAGAGCCAGGGGTACTGGCCGAGTCCTTCGTCAGGCTGGACGCCATGAGTCGATCCTCGTGGGTTCGGGACGCGCGGCAGGAGCGTGTGCGCGCCCGGTGGGGGGCGGTCGGCACCGGCGTCTTGCGACTCCGAGATCCACGCCCTGGGCGCATCGTCACGCGCAGGGCCCGACCACAGGTCATTCCTTTCAAGGCTGGCTTGAGCCAACCCGCACATAAAAGAGACCTAAGGCGCGCACAGCGGGCCAAAGGTCCTTGAGTAGTGCATCAGGCGTTGGGTCACCATACGTCACGAGAGTGCGGCATATGGAAGGACTTGAGAGATGGATCACAGGTTATGACGGAACCAACAGCCCACATCTAAAGGTGATTCTCAGGATCGCACCTCATAGCCGCAGGCTTCCACCGTAAGCATTCGATCAGCTGTCGATCACCCCACGGCGGTCGTCCGTCGCGGACTACCATCACCCCATGACCCGTGTACTGCTCGCCGAGGACGACGCGTCCATCTCGGAGCCGCTGGCCCGCGCCCTGCGCAGGGAGGGCTACGAGGTCGAAGTCCGTCAGGACGGCCCGACCGCCCTCGACGCAGGTCTGCAGGGCGGCGTCGACCTCGTCGTACTCGACCTGGGGCTGCCCGGCATGGACGGCCTGGAGGTGGCCCGCCGGCTCCGCGCCGAGGGGCACACGGCGCCGATCCTCATCCTGACCGCCCGGGCCGACGAGGTGGACACCGTGGTGGGCCTGGACGCGGGCGCCGACGACTACGTGACCAAGCCCTTCCGCCTCGCCGAGCTGCTCGCCCGGGTCCGGGCCCTGCTCCGGCGCGGCGCCACCGAGCCGCAGCAGCCGCCGGCCACGCACGGCGTGCGGATCGACGTCGAGTCGCACCGCGCCTGGATGGGCGAGGAGGAGCTCCAGCTCACGGCCAAGGAGTTCGACCTGCTGCGGGTCCTGGTCCGCGACGCGGGCCGGGTGGTCACCCGCGACCAGCTGATGCGCGAGGTCTGGGACACCACATGGTGGTCCTCCACCAAGACCCTGGACATGCACATCTCTTGGCTGCGCAAGAAGCTGGGCGACGACGCGGCGAACCCGCGGTACATCGCGACGGTACGGGGCGTGGGCTTCCGCTTCGAGAAGAGTTGATCCGGGGCGGGAGGAGCGCCCCGTAAGGGGCGCGGGGAACTGCGCGAGCAACCACGATGAACCCGCACTCGCCGTAGAACCGCCGGAGACAGACGCGTCTGCGGGCCGGTGGGGGCTTGTCGCGCAGTTCCCCGCGCCCCTGACGGGGCCCGTATCCAGGACACTGGGTAAATGCGCCGCCGCCTGATCAGCTCCACGCTAGCCGTGGTCCTCGTAGTCATCGCCGTCTTCGGAGTGAGCCTCGTCGTCGTAGAGACGAGGACCATCAGCAGCAGCGCCCAGGAGCGAGTCACCTCCGAGGCCGTCCGCCTCGCCGGCATCGTCGACAGCCGGCTCATCAGCGACGAGCGGATCAACGCCGAGATCCTGCGTGACGTGGCCGGGGTCGACAACGACCGCTACGCCCTCATCGAGATCCCCGGCCGCACCCCCATCGAGATCGGCAGCCGCCCCGGCGGCGACGTCATCCGGGCCACCGCGGGCGGCGAGGAGGGCGAGCGGGTCACCGTCGAGGAGCCCCGCACAGCGGTCACCCAGGAGGTCGGCCGCACGCTCCTGATCATCGGCGCCGTCGCGCTCCTCGCGATCGTCGCCGCCGTACTCCTCGCCGTGCGCCAGGCCAACCGCCTGGCATCCCCGCTCACCGACCTCGCCGAGACCGCCGAGCGCCTCGGCTCGGGCGACCCGCGGCCGCGCCACAAGCGGTACGGGGTGCCGGAACTCGACCGGGTCGCGGACGTCCTGGACGGCAGCGCCGAGCGCATCGGCCGCATGCTGACCGCCGAGCGCCGCCTCGCCGCCGACGCCTCGCACCAGCTGCGTACGCCGCTGACGGCCCTCTCCATGCGCCTGGAGGAGATCACCGTCACCGACGACCTGGACACGGTCAAGGAGGAGGCGACGATCGCGCTCGCGCAGGTCGAGCGGCTCACCGACGTGGTGGAGCGGCTGCTCACCAACTCCCGTGACCCGCGCACCGGTTCGGCCGTCTCCTTCGACCTGGACGAGGTCATCAAGCAGCAGCTGGAGGAGTGGCGCCCGGCCTACCGCAGCGCGGGCCGCGCCATCGTCAGCTCCGGCAAGCGGCATCTGCAGGCCGTGGGCACGCCGGGCGCGGTCGCCCAGGTCCTGGCCGCGCTGATCGAGAACTCGCTCATGCACGGCGGCGGCACCGTCGCCCTGCGCACCCGCGTCACCGGCACCCAGACGGTCGTCGAGGTCACGGACAACGGCCCCGGAGTCCCCGCCGATCTCGGCGCACGGATCTTCGAGCGCACCATCAGCGGCCACAACTCGACGGGTATCGGCCTCGCCGTGGCGCGCGACCTGGCCGAGGCGGACGGCGGCCGCCTGGAGATGCTGCAGACGAAGCCGCCGGTGTTCGGCCTGTTCCTCTCGCGTACGCCGCCGCAGAGGCGCGACGGCGGTGACGGCGGGGAAACGGTCCGCTAACGGCTCCGCTAGCGGGTCCGCTGCACGGTGCGCCGGGGGGGCCTGGAGGGCTCGGGCTCCGCGTCCAGGAACGATTCCGCATGGGCGACGGTCTCCCGCGCGGGCAGCGTTTTGAACACCCAGGTGCGGTACGACCAGAAGCGGAAGCAGGTGGCGATGCCGATGCCGAGGAACTTGAAGAGGTTGGACTCCAGACGGCCGTCCCAGCCGAAGCCGTACGTCGCCGCGTAGAGCACGCCGTTCTCGATCACCAGGCCGACGAGGCTGAACAGCAGGAAGAGCGTGAGCTCCTTCGTCCTGCCGCTCTTGTCACGGTCCTTGTACGTGAAGTAACGGAAACCGACGTAGTTCACGGCG encodes:
- a CDS encoding peptide MFS transporter, whose amino-acid sequence is MASSLTKDSASTPGSEKTFFGHPRGLATLFMTEMWERFSYYGMRALLVLYLVSGGADAATGSQGGGLAYTAATATAIYSVYVAMVYLMAMPGGWIGDRIWGARKTVAIASLVIVAGHVCLALPSSAMFFVGLALVAVGSGLLKANISTMVGQLYSDPKDLRRDGGFTIFYMGINLGAFAAPFAIGILGEKVNWHLGFGLAAIGMALGAIQFMVGSRHLAAESNQVPNPLSAEEKRGVIVKTLAAVAAIAAFYSVVAFTDVYRLTLNWALLPITVAGLLIPVAVLVKIKRDKDLNAEEQTKMTAFIWFFVAAAIFWMIFDQGASTLSLFGDSSTSRDIFGWEMPNTLFQSLNPGFIMLLAPVFAAVWIALARRNREPSTIVKFSFALVVAGASFFVFLVPMGMATGDTKVTMWWLVLIFLMHTVAELCLSPVGLSLTTKMAPAKYASQMMGVFFLAVTAGDSVTGMLAIAGVDLNGRGMVALEATAAVLAGFAVYTARNKVRALMGDVR
- a CDS encoding alpha/beta hydrolase — protein: MRRTLPALALCVALLSSSAAVQAAPEPPPGTTFSYGGHPRQTLTVYGDGGPALLILHGGSWVRDTDWSGWARWFAGQGFTVYDTDYRLATDAAWPAQRDDVLAALRWVERRSGERPLVLGSSAGGHLALSAGAYGAGGTRVRGVVALSPVASPHRAWVDGGRPAASSAQRGLRRSAQLLAGCSPDRGGQRCWNRWADLAAKSHASGPDDAPMLLAHSAGDFVPVAHSAELAGAQSRLGLTDVTVRTVRGSGHGGPLLSAPAMAQNVLRWLQEHS
- a CDS encoding GtrA family protein, whose amino-acid sequence is MTERGALRVRLDRLAREVVKFGAVGAVGTVVNFGVFNFVRHVSDLQVVRASVIATVVAIAVNYVGFRYFTYKDRDKSGRTKELTLFLLFSLVGLVIENGVLYAATYGFGWDGRLESNLFKFLGIGIATCFRFWSYRTWVFKTLPARETVAHAESFLDAEPEPSRPPRRTVQRTR
- a CDS encoding ATP-binding protein, producing the protein MRRRLISSTLAVVLVVIAVFGVSLVVVETRTISSSAQERVTSEAVRLAGIVDSRLISDERINAEILRDVAGVDNDRYALIEIPGRTPIEIGSRPGGDVIRATAGGEEGERVTVEEPRTAVTQEVGRTLLIIGAVALLAIVAAVLLAVRQANRLASPLTDLAETAERLGSGDPRPRHKRYGVPELDRVADVLDGSAERIGRMLTAERRLAADASHQLRTPLTALSMRLEEITVTDDLDTVKEEATIALAQVERLTDVVERLLTNSRDPRTGSAVSFDLDEVIKQQLEEWRPAYRSAGRAIVSSGKRHLQAVGTPGAVAQVLAALIENSLMHGGGTVALRTRVTGTQTVVEVTDNGPGVPADLGARIFERTISGHNSTGIGLAVARDLAEADGGRLEMLQTKPPVFGLFLSRTPPQRRDGGDGGETVR
- a CDS encoding response regulator transcription factor; translated protein: MTRVLLAEDDASISEPLARALRREGYEVEVRQDGPTALDAGLQGGVDLVVLDLGLPGMDGLEVARRLRAEGHTAPILILTARADEVDTVVGLDAGADDYVTKPFRLAELLARVRALLRRGATEPQQPPATHGVRIDVESHRAWMGEEELQLTAKEFDLLRVLVRDAGRVVTRDQLMREVWDTTWWSSTKTLDMHISWLRKKLGDDAANPRYIATVRGVGFRFEKS